A segment of the Romboutsia sp. 13368 genome:
TATATATTAATTTTAGGTGAAGTTTTATCTACGCTCTCATAATTTATATATTCTTTATCTACTGACTGTTCCTGCTTTTGAGGCTCATTTATTTCTATATTATTATAAGATACTGTGCTCAGAAACACTGGTAGTGTTGCAGAACATACTAATATTCCCGCTAAAATTCCTAAAGGGTTATTCATATACTTTTCCTCCTTAGATTACTTGTCCCTTAAAGTATATGAATAACCCTTATTATTTTATTACTATAAATTTTTTATTTATTAGTCTTCTACTATTTCTATATTTCCACCTAATGCAGTTATTTTCTTATCTATATCTACATATCCTCTTTGTATGTGGTATATTTCACCTATTTGAGTTTCACCTTCTGCTATTAAACCACATAATATAAGTGCCGCACCTGCTCTTAAATCTGTAGCATTTACTTTAGCACCATGTAACTGCTTAACACCCTTAACTATTGCACTTCTTCCTTCGATTTTTATATCTGCACCCATTCTATTAAACTCCGCAGCATGCATGAATCTATTTTCAAATACTGTTTCTATTACTGTTCCACTTCCATTTGCAACAGTAAGCATAGCCATAAATTGAGCTTGAACATCTGTTGGGAATCCTGGATGTGGTAGAGTTTTTATATCTATAGGTTTTAAAACTTCTGGTCCTATTACTCTAACTGCATTATCCATTTCTATTATTTCACAACCTGCTTCTATTAATTTAGCTGTTACAGGTTTTAAATGTTCCATCATTACATTTTCTATAGTTATATCTCCTTTAGTCATAGCTGCTGCTACCATATAAGTTGCTGCTTCTATTCTATCAGGTATTACGTTATGTTCTGTTCCTATTAATTCTTTTACACCTTTTATTTTTATAGTGTTTGTTCCTGCACCTTTTACATTAGCACCCATTTCATTTAAGAAGTTTGCTAAATCTACTATCTCAGGCTCTTCTGCTGCATTTTCTATTATAGTTGTACCTTCTGCAAGTGCAGCTGCCATCATTATATTTTCAGTTGCCCCAACTGATGGGAAATCTAGGTATAATTTGCTACCTACTAACTTTTCAGCTGTAGCTTCTACAAATCCATGATCCATATCAACTTTAGCACCTAAATGCTTAAATCCTTTTAAGTGTAAGTCTATAGGTCTTGTTCCTATAGCACATCCCCCTGGCATAGATATTTTAGTATGGTTAAATCTTGCAAGTAATGGTCCCATTACTAAGAATGATGCTCTCATCTTTCTTACAAGTTCATATGGTGCTTCACATGTTGTTATATTAGTAGCATCTACTATTAAAGTATTATCACTATATTCTACTTCTGCTCCTAAATGTCTTAATAGGTCTGATATAACATGTACATCTTTTAAATTTGGAACCCCTCTTAATGTCGATTTCCCCTTTGCTAATAATGTTGCAGCTATTATAGGTAATACTGCATTTTTTGCTCCATCTATTTTAACGATTCCTCTAAGAGGATTACTTTTCTTAACTAATATTTTAGGCATCTCACTCTCTCTCCTCATTGTCAATAATCTAATTTTATAATAGGTGTAGCTATATAAATTAATGTTTTATCTTCATCTTCGCTATACCTAATTCCTATATTTAAATTTATCTTGCTTGCTAAGTATTCTAAATCATTTTCGTCTAAAAATTCACTGTATGCTGTAACAGATATCATATTGTCATTTTCAATTCTATCTATTTCTTCAGCATTCATATTATATAATATTTTTTCTAAAATATCATTATATTTATCAAATTGTAATTTTTTGTAAAACTCCCCTGATATACATGTACTTATATCAACAACATTTGAGTATTTATATAATGATTTTTCAAGAATTGTATA
Coding sequences within it:
- the murA gene encoding UDP-N-acetylglucosamine 1-carboxyvinyltransferase: MPKILVKKSNPLRGIVKIDGAKNAVLPIIAATLLAKGKSTLRGVPNLKDVHVISDLLRHLGAEVEYSDNTLIVDATNITTCEAPYELVRKMRASFLVMGPLLARFNHTKISMPGGCAIGTRPIDLHLKGFKHLGAKVDMDHGFVEATAEKLVGSKLYLDFPSVGATENIMMAAALAEGTTIIENAAEEPEIVDLANFLNEMGANVKGAGTNTIKIKGVKELIGTEHNVIPDRIEAATYMVAAAMTKGDITIENVMMEHLKPVTAKLIEAGCEIIEMDNAVRVIGPEVLKPIDIKTLPHPGFPTDVQAQFMAMLTVANGSGTVIETVFENRFMHAAEFNRMGADIKIEGRSAIVKGVKQLHGAKVNATDLRAGAALILCGLIAEGETQIGEIYHIQRGYVDIDKKITALGGNIEIVED